In bacterium, a genomic segment contains:
- a CDS encoding GNAT family N-acetyltransferase, with protein MEKLLTIPRKRAELKYLKRHFFQACNFCDLLSCYSDDHLNQYQFFIDKQGQSKTFIAVSPNNNSWNIYGQPSQHSTEYLNFLYSMLGYPNMIFGPVELQNFFPNDLQEKVHAQNPYLFMHIDQKKIQHSMPNHGYMDKAKTKDYPLIKTWLETFNLEQNSSWTVPKLSDINKNQYYLLFNHQNQFIGACGNTIVSPNRFWMGRLFIFQKHRRHGWGTLFTQMLLLQAKKEGKDMALQVNTSNKPAIALYKKFQFSVVGENCFWKLS; from the coding sequence ATGGAAAAACTACTCACTATTCCAAGAAAACGTGCTGAACTAAAGTATTTAAAAAGACACTTTTTTCAAGCGTGCAATTTCTGTGATCTACTATCCTGCTATAGTGATGACCATTTAAATCAATATCAATTTTTTATCGACAAGCAAGGGCAATCAAAAACGTTTATTGCTGTGTCACCCAATAACAACAGCTGGAACATATATGGACAACCTTCGCAGCATAGTACAGAGTATTTAAACTTTTTATATTCAATGCTCGGCTACCCCAACATGATTTTTGGACCTGTGGAACTGCAAAATTTTTTTCCCAATGACTTACAAGAAAAAGTACATGCTCAAAATCCCTATCTGTTTATGCACATTGATCAAAAAAAAATTCAACACTCAATGCCTAATCATGGTTATATGGATAAAGCAAAAACCAAAGATTATCCACTGATCAAAACATGGCTTGAAACATTTAATCTTGAGCAAAATTCGTCTTGGACTGTTCCTAAACTGTCAGATATCAATAAAAACCAATATTACCTTTTATTTAATCATCAAAACCAATTTATAGGAGCTTGCGGCAATACAATCGTATCCCCCAATCGCTTTTGGATGGGGAGACTCTTTATTTTTCAAAAGCATCGACGACATGGCTGGGGAACGCTTTTTACTCAAATGCTATTACTGCAAGCTAAAAAAGAAGGCAAAGACATGGCTTTACAGGTTAACACGTCCAATAAACCTGCCATTGCCTTGTATAAAAAATTCCAATTCAGCGTTGTCGGTGAAAATTGTTTTTGGAAACTAAGTTAA